In Quercus lobata isolate SW786 chromosome 12, ValleyOak3.0 Primary Assembly, whole genome shotgun sequence, a genomic segment contains:
- the LOC115972108 gene encoding G-type lectin S-receptor-like serine/threonine-protein kinase At1g34300 → MILHTHLLLHLLLATTTIISQLSVSVSAATILPGSTLYASNPSQTWSSPNSTFSLGFLPINSTNSFIAAIFYAGGVPVWTAGTTPVDSSASLRFLSSGTLRLLNGSSHTVWDSNTASLAVSSASLLESGNLVLSNSTSTAWSSFDNPTDTIVPSQNFTSSMVLQSGIYSFRLLTTGNLTLRWNNTIFYYNQGLNSSYNASSPILGLQSIGILSISDQILFSGAILAYSSDYAEGSDVLRFLRLDNDGNLRIYSSSRGSGTQTIRWAAMEDQCQVFGYCGDMGICSYNETDPICGCPSLNFEPIDPNDSRKGCKRKEETKDCAGSATMLDLAHTQFLTYPPEISSEVFFIGISACRSNCLVSSTCDASTSLSDGTGLCYIKTPGFMSGYQSPGLPSSSYVKVCSPVVLNPSASGVGGKSSGGRIQAWVVPLLVICTVFGLIALEGSLWWWCCRNSPKFGTLAAQYALLEYASGAPVQFTYKELQRSTKGFKEKLGIGGFGAVYRGILANKTVVAVKQLEGIEQGEKQFRMEVATISSTHHLNLVRLIGFCSEGRHRLLIYEFMKNGSLDNFLFITEGQSERLLNWEYRFNIALGTARGITYLHEECRDCIVHCDIKPENILLDENYTAKVSDFGLAKLIYPRDHRYRTLTSVRGTRGYLAPEWLANLPITSKSDVYSYGMVLLEIVSGRRNFEVSAETNRKKFSSWAYEEFDKGNVKGILDRRLADQDVDMEQVVRTIQVSFWCIQEQPSHRPMMGKVVQMLEGIIEIEKPPVPTGVSDGSVIGTSINVSSNVSIYSTIAASAPAPSSSLSVQAAGVSPYASGRNMERASSSFLHSDPN, encoded by the coding sequence ATGATTCTCCATacccatcttcttcttcatcttcttcttgcTACTACAACTATCATTTCACAATTATCAGTATCAGTCTCAGCAGCCACAATCTTACCAGGCTCAACTCTCTACGCTTCCAACCCAAGCCAGACATGGTCCTCTCCCAACTCCACCTTCTCTCTCGGCTTCCTCCCCATCAACTCTACCAACTCCTTCATCGCCGCCATCTTCTACGCCGGCGGCGTCCCCGTCTGGACTGCCGGCACCACCCCAGTTGACTCCTCCGCCTCCCTCCGCTTCCTCTCCTCCGGCACTCTCCGCCTCCTCAACGGCTCTTCCCACACCGTCTGGGACTCCAACACCGCCTCTCTCGCTGTCTCCTCCGCCTCTCTTCTCGAATCCGGCAACCTCGTCCTCTCCAACTCCACCTCCACTGCCTGGTCCTCCTTTGACAACCCCACTGACACCATTGTACCTTCTCAGAATTTCACTTCTTCTATGGTTCTTCAATCTGGGATTTACTCCTTTCGTCTTCTTACTACTGGTAATCTCACTCTCCGTTGGaataatactattttttacTACAATCAAGGTTTGAACTCTTCCTACAATGCTAGTTCACCTATATTAGGATTGCAATCTATTGGGATTTTGTCTATTTCTGATCAGATTTTGTTTTCTGGGGCTATTTTAGCTTATAGTAGTGATTATGCTGAAGGGAGTGATGTAttaaggtttttgaggttgGATAATGATGGGAATTTGAGGATTTATAGCTCTAGTAGAGGGAGTGGGACTCAAACTATTAGATGGGCAGCTATGGAGGACCAATGTCAAGTTTTTGGATACTGTGGGGATATGGGAATTTGTAGTTATAATGAGACCGATCCTATTTGCGGGTGCCCATCTCTAAATTTCGAGCCTATAGATCCTAACGATAGTAGGAAAGGGTGTAAGAGGAAGGAGGAGACTAAAGATTGTGCTGGGAGTGCTACTATGTTGGATTTGGCGCATACACAATTCTTAACATACCCTCCAGAGATTAGCTCTGAGGTGTTTTTTATTGGGATATCGGCTTGTAGATCCAATTGCCTTGTGAGTTCTACTTGTGATGCCTCAACTTCGTTGTCAGATGGGACGGGGTTGTGTTATATCAAGACACCGGGTTTTATGAGTGGCTATCAGAGTCCTGGGCTGCCTAGCAGTTCTTATGTCAAGGTTTGCTCACCTGTGGTTTTGAATCCATCAGCTTCTGGGGTTGGTGGGAAGAGCAGCGGTGGGAGGATTCAAGCATGGGTTGTACCTCTTTTGGTTATATGTACTGTTTTCGGGTTGATTGCCTTAGAGGGTAGTttatggtggtggtgttgtAGAAATAGCCCCAAGTTTGGGACATTGGCAGCTCAATATGCTCTTCTTGAGTATGCTTCTGGTGCTCCTGTGCAGTTCACCTATAAGGAGCTTCAGCGCTCAACCAAGGGATTCAAGGAGAAGCTTGGAATTGGAGGATTTGGTGCTGTGTACAGAGGGATTCTTGCCAATAAAACAGTTGTTGCTGTCAAGCAACTTGAGGGAATTGAGCAGGGGGAGAAACAGTTTAGAATGGAGGTTGCAACTATAAGTAGCACCCATCATTTGAATCTAGTGAGATTGATTGGATTTTGCTCTGAAGGGCGTCATAGACTTTTAATTTATGAGTTCATGAAAAATGGGTCTCTTGATAATTTCCTTTTCATTACTGAAGGTCAGTCAGAACGATTGTTGAATTGGGAATACCGGTTCAATATTGCCCTTGGCACTGCAAGAGGGATCACATACCTTCATGAGGAGTGTCGAGACTGCATTGTCCACTGTGATATAAAGCCTGAAAACATTCTATTGGATGAGAATTATACTGCCaaagtctcagattttggtctTGCCAAGCTGATTTATCCAAGGGACCATAGATACAGAACCTTGACAAGTGTCAGAGGTACTAGAGGATATTTGGCACCAGAATGGCTGGCAAATCTTCCAATAACTTCAAAATCTGATGTTTATAGTTACGGTATGGTTCTGTTGGAGATAGTGAGTGGGAGAAGGAATTTCGAAGTATCTGCAGAAACCAATCGGAAAAAATTCTCTTCGTGGGCATATGAAGAGTTTGACAAGGGTAATGTCAAGGGAATCCTCGACAGAAGGCTGGCTGACCAAGACGTAGATATGGAGCAAGTGGTGAGGACAATTCAAGTAAGTTTTTGGTGCATCCAGGAGCAACCATCACACAGACCAATGATGGGAAAAGTGGTCCAGATGTTAGAAGGAATTATAGAGATTGAGAAGCCACCTGTACCTACAGGTGTGAGTGATGGGTCTGTTATTGGAACCAGCATAAATGTGAGCAGCAATGTAAGCATTTACTCCACCATTGCAGCTTCAGCCCCAGCTCCCTCTTCCTCTTTATCGGTCCAAGCGGCAGGAGTTTCACCTTATGCTTCTGGGAGGAATATGGAGAGGGCCTCATCATCCTTTCTACATTCAGATCCAAACTAG